CGAGCTGCCCGGCAAGAAGGCGCAGCAGGTCTACTACGAGGCCGAGGAGGGCAACCGGGAGGGCGGCGCGTCGCTGGCCACCGACCACCGCGGCTACTCCGGCGTCGGCTTCACCGCCGGCTTCGGCAAGCTCAACGCGTCCACCACCATGCACGTCACCGTGGACCGGGCCGGCGGCCACGCGGTCGGGCTGCGCTACTCCAACGGCCCGGACCCGTTCAGCGGCACCAAGACGGTCAGCGTGCACGTCAACGGGCGCAAGGTGAAGCAGGTGTCGCTGCCGTCCACGGTCACCTGGGAGGAGTGGGCGACCGTCACCGAGAAGCTGAACCTGCGCAAGGGCGCCAACACCATCCAGTTCCGGGTGGACGCGCTCGACACCGGGCACGTCAACCTCGACCTGATCAGCGTCCGCGAGTGGGGCAAGCGCATCACGCTCTTCGACGGCGGCTCGCTCGACAACTGGATCCACACGGACGGCCGCCGTGCCCAGTGGCCGGTCCTGCCCGCGACGAAGGCAACCGAGGTGTGCTGCGGTGACCTGCGGACCAAGGACGCGTACGGCGACTACAAGCTGCACGTCGAGTTCAAGGTGCCGCTGCTGCCGCCGGACGTCACCGGCCAGGACCGCGGCAACAGCGGCGTCTACCAGCAGGAGCGCTACGAGCTGCAGATCCTCGACTCGTTCGGCGACACCACGCTGAACAACAACGAGGCCGGCGCGATCTACCAGCTGAAGCCGCCGGACGTGAACGCGGCCACCGCGCCGGAGACGTGGCAGACCTACGACATCACGTTCCGCGCGGCCCGCTACGACGCCGCCGGCGTCAAGACCGAGAACGCGCGCATCACGGTCGTCTGGAACGGCAAGAAGATCCACGACAACGTGCAGATCCCGGCCGGCACCGGCGGCAACATCCCGGAGGGCCCGTCCACCGGCGCGATCCGCCTCCAGGACCACGGCAACAAGGTCCAGTACCGCAACATCTGGATCGAGCCGGCACTGTAGGAACCGCTTCCCGGGCCCCGGCGGCATCTGCCGCCGGGGCCCTTTCCATGCCCGATCTGCCCGCTTCCGGCGGCGCGGGTCCCGCACGCTCCCGCGGGCACCGGTCGGCCGCGGGCGGCCTCCCTGTCGGATCCGTGGCCGCACGACCGGGACGCACGGCCGTCGCTCGTGGCCCTGCTCGCGGGGGTCGGCCGCGCCGCGGTTTCGGATCTGACCGTCCGGGTAGGACAGCGTCGTCGAACCGAAGCCAGGAGGCCTCATGGACAACGGAACCGGCGCCACGCGCCGCAACATCCCGGCGCGGACGCCGATCAGCCTGGCCGCCATCCTGGTCGGCGTGATCGTCCTGGTCACCACGGCCCCCGACGTGCTCCGCGGCGAGGTCGCCATCCTGCCGGTGTTCGCCGTGGTGGCGGCGCTGGCCGCGATCGCCGTCGGCGTGGCCGGCCTGATCGGCGCCGCCCGTCACCCCTGATCCCACTCCTACGGGTACGACCGCCGGCGGTCGTACCCGTAGGAGCGGTCACGGGAAGCCATGTCAGGCCAGGCGGCCGCGGAGGCCGGCGAGGACGCGGTCGTAGCGGTACCTGCCGGTGGCCACCCCGATGCCGGTCGGCATCACCGGGCCGAGCCGGCCGGTCGGGGCGACCCCCGCTTCGCGCGTCCATCCGCCCGTCGCGTCATGATCTCAGAATGTCCGCATCGTATCGAGGGCCGTTCGTCGGGGTCAGCGCCGTGGTGATCCGGGACGGGGCCGTCCTGCTCGGCCGGCGGCGGGGCGCGCACGGGCCCGGCACCTGGGCGTTTCCCGGCGGCAAGGTGGACGCCGGTGAGGACCCTGCGGTGACCGTGGCCCGGGAGCTGCGGGAGGAGACCGGTCTGCGGGCCACCCGCGTCGAGCCGGTCCGCTGGACCAGCGACCTGTTCCCGGACAGCGGCCTGCACTACGTCACGCTGCACCACCTGGTCGAGGCGGACGGCGAGCCGGAGGTCCGGGAGCCGGACAAGGCGCACGAGTGGCGCTGGTGGCCGGATCTCGAACGCCTTCCGGAACCGCTGTTCGGCCCGGCCGCCGCGCTGTGGGCGACCGGCTGGCGTCCCTGACCGGCTGACCCGGCCGGGTCAGCCCCGGCGGCGGCCGGCCATCCACTGCCAGAGGTGGGTGCCGTCGACGCTCGGGTCGTTGCGCGCGACGTAGATCCAGGACCAGTGGCCGTTGAACCGGTAGCCGTTCCGGACGACCTGGTCGTAGAGCGTGCGCAGCGCGCCCGGGATCAGGTCGGCGGCGTGCACCGTGTTCGGCACCGGCGGGACCGTGGGGTCGTCCATCGAGGTGACCAGCCACGTCGGCGTGGTGATCGCGGTCAGCTCCGCGTCCGGGATCAGCGGCGGCGCGCCGGTGCCGCCGAGCGGCATGACCACACCGCAGATTGGTACGGACGAGGCGAACAGGTCGCGGTAGACCGTGGTCATCTTCAGGCTCATGTAGCCGCCGTTGCTGCAGCCGACGACGTGGACGCGGGAGCGGTCGACCGGGTGGCGGCGGGCTACCTCGTCGATGATCTCCCGGATCAGCGGCGCGAACCGGTCGCCGTCCTCCATCCAGAACGACGTGCTCTGCGGCGCCACCACGTACGCCCCGGCGAAGATCTTCTGGGCCTCGGGGGTGGCGAACCCGAGCGCGCCGCGGTTCGCGCGCAGCTGGGTCTCGTTGTCGTAGTAGCCGTCCGGCAGCGACGCGCCCTCGCCGCCGCCGTGCAGCCACACGATCAGCGGCCGCCGGCCGGCCCGGCGGCCGGGGGAGTAGAGCCGGTACTTCATGCCGGACGCGGACTCGTGGTGGCTGAACGCGTCCACCTCCGGGTCGGCGAGCCGGCCCTGGGTGAACCCGGTGATCGTGACCGCGCGGCCGTGGCGCAGCCGGATCGGCGCGTGCTGCGTGATCGTGTACGTCAGGGCGAGCCGGACGTTGCGGCCGCGGTCGAGCACGTAGCCGAGCGTGTTGCCGCCGGCGACGCCCTCGCCGTGGGCCAGCGTGAGCACGACGTCGCCGTGCCGGTCGAGCCGGGCCTCGGTGACGGTGCGATCCAGGTCGTAGAGGCCGGCGGTGTTCGGCAGCGGGCTGGTCGCGGTGGCGTGCACGCCGAACGTGCCCGGCGTCAGGCTCGCCGGGTCGATCGCCCCGAGCCGCGAGGTGCCGAGCGTGACGGAGACGACCTGCTCGCCGCCGTCCAGCGTCCGCGCGTCGAGCCGGAACCGCACGGTCGTGGCGTGCCCGCCGGCGGAGGCGGCACCGGGCAGGGCGAGACCGGCGGCGGCGCCCGCTCCGGCGGTCAGGACGAGACGACGGCTGATCGCGGCCATGCGGAACTCCCTCGATTGGAACGAGGCGTGTCGATGTCCGCAAACCTATCGTGTGGGAAATGCCCCGGCAACACTCCAGAAACGCCCCGCCCGCGGGCGGGGCGTCACCGGCGGCGGCTCAGCGGGACGCGCGCCGCATCCGGAGTGCGGCGAGCGCGGCGAGCGTGAGCAGCGACGCGGCGGCCAGCGCGACCGGCAGGACGACGCGGAGCCGGGTGGCGGGCGTCAGCCCGTCCCGCAGCGTCACGGTCTGCACCATGGCGCCGGCCCGGAACGTGGGCAGCCGGTCGATCGTGCTGCCGTCCGCCGCGATGATCGCGCTGGTGCCGACCGTGGAGACGTTGACCACGTCGCGGCCGGTCTCGATCGCGCGGACCCGGGCGATCGCGAGCTGCTGCACGCTCTCGTCCGTGGTGCCGAAGTCGCCGTTGTTGGACTGGGCCAGGATCACCTGGGCGCCGCGGACCGGCAGGTCGGCGATCACGTCGTCGGCGGTGATGTCGAAGCAGATCGCGGAGCCGAGCCGCATCCCGGACACCTCGAGCACGCCCTCGCGGGTGCCGGGCACGTAGTCGCGGGCGACCATGCCGATCAGGTCCGGCACGATCGCGGCGTAGAACGCGCGGTCCGGCACGTACTCACCGAACGGCACCGGCCGCTTCTTGTCGTAGTGGTCCGACGGCGCGGACGCGCCCGGCTCCCAGGCCAGGCTGGTGTTGTAGTACTGCCCGTCCCGTTTCGTGATGGTGCCGAAGACCAGCGGCGCGTCCATCGCCTCGGTGAGCTGCCGGATCCGGGTCTGCCCCTCCGGGTAGCGCAGCGGGTCGAGGTCCGCGCCGTCCTCCGGCCAGACCACCACGTCGACGTCCTGACCCAGCAGCGGCGCGGTGGCCAGCTCCTGCGCGGCCAGCAGGTCCCCGCGCGTCTTCTTCGTGAAGTACCCGGCCGGCCCGTTGCCCTGCACCGCGGCCACGGTGATCTCCCCGGTCGCCGGCACGTGCGCGATCGGTACCAGCGCGAGCGCGAGCACCGCGAGTGACCAGCCGGCCAGCGCCGGGACCGGCAGCGCGCGGCGCCGGCCCGGGGCGTCCGCCGGTGCGCGGTCCGCGTCGTGCCCGGCGGCCACGCGCACGCGCCGGGCGCGGACCGTGGCGCGAACGATCTGGAAGGCGGCCGCGGCGATCGCGACCAGGACGAACGACAGGCCGGACGTGCCGACCCAGGACAGCAGCGGCGCGAGCGGGCCCTCGCTGTGCGAGAAGCCGACCCGGCCCCAGGAGAAGCCGTTGTACGGCCAGCGGGCCGCGACCTCCTCCCGGGTCACCCACAACCCGGCCGCCAGCAGCGGGTACAGCAGGAAGGCGCCGCGCCGGCCCGGCAGCACCGAGGCGGTCAGCCGGGACGCGACCGCGATCAGCCCGCAGCCCACCGCGAAACTCGCCGCCTGCGACGCGGAGAGCGCGAACCACGGCACCGGGCCGAGGTAGAGCCCGCTCCACGACACGTGCACCAGGTAGAACGCCAGCCCGGCCAGCAGCCCGAGCCCGGCACCGGCGCGGAAGCGCACCCCGTCGACGGCCGCGAGCACCAGCGCCACGCCGGCCAGCGTCAGCGGCCACCAGCCCAGACCCGGGAAGCCGAGGTCCATCACGACGCCGCCGGTCACGGCCACGGGCACCCGCCACAGCACGGCGAGCCGGCGGCCGGTGAGCCGCGGTCGCGCCGGTCGCGCCCGCGTCTCCGCAGGTGCGGGCGCCGTGATGTCCACCGTCATGCCGTGCGTCTCCTCCGAGGTCGGCCGTTCGTGAACCCCGATCACGTTCACGACCAGCGGGTACGGAGTATCACAGCCGATCCTGAGAGCGGCGCTCAGCGGGGTCCTCGGCGATCATCACGTGCCGCGTCGTCGGCATCGTGGCGCCACGTGCGGCCTCGGCGCCGTCCGGCCGCGCCCCGGGGGTCAGCCGCGGGAGCGGAACGAGTCGTAGGCCGGTTTCCGGGTGCCGTCGGCGCGCAGCAACCCGAAGTGGCCCTCCCGGTCGGCGCCGCCGAAGTCGCGCAGCGTGTAGTAGAGCAGCGGGCCGGTGCCGGGGATCTCGCCGGTCCACAGCGCGTAGAGGTCGGGCAGCAGGTCGGCCTGGGCGCTCTCGCCGATCGACGGGCGGCCGCCGGTGGGCGCGCCGGTCTCGGTGCCCCAGAGCGTCGTGGCGCCGTCGCCGTTCGCGTCCATCAGCGCGCGGACCTCGCGGGCGGTCGCCATCTCGCCGCTGTCCGGTGCCGGGGCGTCCGGGTACGGGTGCACGGCCACGGCGTCGCAGGCGTCCCGCAGCCCGCGGTCGTAGAGCGCGCGGTACCAGTCGAGCGTCGGTACGCCGGTCGCGCCGCCGCCGGTGCCGCCGGAGAGCACGACCGCGTCCGGGTCGGCCGCGTGGATCGCCCGGTAGGTCTCGGCCAGCAGCGCGGCGTAGGCGTCCGGGTCCGGTGCCGGGCTCCAGGCGACCGGCAGGTTCGGCTCGTTCCAGATCTCCCAGTGGCCGACCCGCCCCCGGTAGCGCTGCACGGCCATGGTCGCGAACGCGGCGAAGCCGGCCCGTTGCGGCGCGGTCGCCGGGCCGTGGTTCCACGCGGTGCCGGGTGGGCGGGCCCAGATCGCGGTGCTGCCGAGGATGAGCAGCACGTCCAGGCCGCGGGCCCGGGCGGCGTCGACGCCGCGGTCCAGCCGGGACCAGTCGAACGTGCCGCGCGCGACCTCGATCTCCGACCAGGCCGCGTCGAAGCGCACCCAGCCGGCGCCGAGCGCGGCGACCCGGTCCAGGTCCGGGCCGGGGTCGGCGTAGAGCAGCCGGTGACCGGGGATCGCCACCCCGGCCCGCGGGTCCCGCCTCGCCGCCGGGGCGGCCGGGGCCGCCGGTGGGGCGGACGGGCCGGGCGCCGTCCCGAGCAGCGCGGACGACCAGG
This genomic window from Catenuloplanes niger contains:
- a CDS encoding nucleotide triphosphate diphosphatase NUDT15, translating into MSASYRGPFVGVSAVVIRDGAVLLGRRRGAHGPGTWAFPGGKVDAGEDPAVTVARELREETGLRATRVEPVRWTSDLFPDSGLHYVTLHHLVEADGEPEVREPDKAHEWRWWPDLERLPEPLFGPAAALWATGWRP
- a CDS encoding prolyl oligopeptidase family serine peptidase, with translation MAAISRRLVLTAGAGAAAGLALPGAASAGGHATTVRFRLDARTLDGGEQVVSVTLGTSRLGAIDPASLTPGTFGVHATATSPLPNTAGLYDLDRTVTEARLDRHGDVVLTLAHGEGVAGGNTLGYVLDRGRNVRLALTYTITQHAPIRLRHGRAVTITGFTQGRLADPEVDAFSHHESASGMKYRLYSPGRRAGRRPLIVWLHGGGEGASLPDGYYDNETQLRANRGALGFATPEAQKIFAGAYVVAPQSTSFWMEDGDRFAPLIREIIDEVARRHPVDRSRVHVVGCSNGGYMSLKMTTVYRDLFASSVPICGVVMPLGGTGAPPLIPDAELTAITTPTWLVTSMDDPTVPPVPNTVHAADLIPGALRTLYDQVVRNGYRFNGHWSWIYVARNDPSVDGTHLWQWMAGRRRG
- the lnt gene encoding apolipoprotein N-acyltransferase, with the translated sequence MTVDITAPAPAETRARPARPRLTGRRLAVLWRVPVAVTGGVVMDLGFPGLGWWPLTLAGVALVLAAVDGVRFRAGAGLGLLAGLAFYLVHVSWSGLYLGPVPWFALSASQAASFAVGCGLIAVASRLTASVLPGRRGAFLLYPLLAAGLWVTREEVAARWPYNGFSWGRVGFSHSEGPLAPLLSWVGTSGLSFVLVAIAAAAFQIVRATVRARRVRVAAGHDADRAPADAPGRRRALPVPALAGWSLAVLALALVPIAHVPATGEITVAAVQGNGPAGYFTKKTRGDLLAAQELATAPLLGQDVDVVVWPEDGADLDPLRYPEGQTRIRQLTEAMDAPLVFGTITKRDGQYYNTSLAWEPGASAPSDHYDKKRPVPFGEYVPDRAFYAAIVPDLIGMVARDYVPGTREGVLEVSGMRLGSAICFDITADDVIADLPVRGAQVILAQSNNGDFGTTDESVQQLAIARVRAIETGRDVVNVSTVGTSAIIAADGSTIDRLPTFRAGAMVQTVTLRDGLTPATRLRVVLPVALAAASLLTLAALAALRMRRASR
- a CDS encoding cellulase family glycosylhydrolase, with product MIRSGRRRARTRARWAMAAVVALVLPAALLVAAGGIPARRAAPPPAAPAAPPPAPAPPAPAAPAPAPWSSALLGTAPGPSAPPAAPAAPAARRDPRAGVAIPGHRLLYADPGPDLDRVAALGAGWVRFDAAWSEIEVARGTFDWSRLDRGVDAARARGLDVLLILGSTAIWARPPGTAWNHGPATAPQRAGFAAFATMAVQRYRGRVGHWEIWNEPNLPVAWSPAPDPDAYAALLAETYRAIHAADPDAVVLSGGTGGGATGVPTLDWYRALYDRGLRDACDAVAVHPYPDAPAPDSGEMATAREVRALMDANGDGATTLWGTETGAPTGGRPSIGESAQADLLPDLYALWTGEIPGTGPLLYYTLRDFGGADREGHFGLLRADGTRKPAYDSFRSRG